One Plasmodium malariae genome assembly, chromosome: 3 genomic window, GCACAAATTGTAGACGACTTTTTTGCCTCTGGGTGTTGTAAACATGAAAGTAAACTTTGTTTTACGATCTGTTGAGACTTATCCCATGTGGTAAAGTgcttaattataaaaaaaatttttaaaggtgttaataaaactttttataaataatagtatttttattataatatatgtaaaaataaatattttatatattataaaatcaaaataataaaaattactaaaataacaaatattaataatcaaattttttctatttttgtattatgtattattgtgtgcttttttatattagtgggcaatatattttactgttactgcattaaaaaataatcatatgttatatatatttatactaaaAACATTGTTTTAGGATTTTTATTTGTAgtgtttttaattatttatttgtataaattataaatatatgtgtaagtTCGTTATATTTGTGTGTGTTgtatgattttttatttatgttgtgaaatattttgtagtgttttcattttttatattaaaaaattataagtttattttttgttatattgaaattttaattttataattttctttgttatgtataataatgtataattaatagaaactttatactataaaaattagtaaatataataaataatgatttaaaagtaaaatcaaggtttgtttattattattatgtttatataaagattttaattattaataataataaatagaataatgtaataatcatttaatatttatttttataatgttgATACAactgtaatattataaaatattatattacccAAAGGTGTTTGTTCTTTtgtaatgtataaaatttcattatttttgataatatattgatatcaattatattatgttctttaatatatttataaagttAAATTTGAAAGAGTGTGTATAATAaatcaatatataataaattaagataaattaaatttatttgatgatttgatatataaatgtgtaaatattttttttatatttttttatatattatttattaaaatttttataaatttttttttgttgtatattaataattttattataaataaaaatataatattaaatttatttttaaaactattTGTTAgtgttataaataaaaatgttgtgttgtttttttaatattttttatatattagaataattGTAAAAGTTTTGTGatgaatttttttgttgtgtgagtataatatataaaaatatatatgttatttaataataaagacaaataaaaatatatatataaaaattataaaatttattttgttaaaatatttttatgtatattaaataaagagGAATATTAattgatttatttataaaagttgAAAATAATTGTTTAATTAGAATGAAagttaataatatgaacaataatatatatatatagaagtttaatagaagaaaatatgtttttgttttacaagtattattataatagtaaaaattaatttataaatctatgtttattatgtatttatttaatatcaaaaaaaatatttaatgtgagagtttaattaaaagtatttttatcgtttttgtgttatatctaaaatattatttaagtaatacatttttgattaccgaaaaaattaaaatatatataatcataaaaaataatgtacttaacaaattttattattggaACAccatacatttattttttttaagttttatgattatttttcagaatatatgaaaaaattctaaaaacgaaaggataaaaaaggaaatttactgatttataattatattatttgtagttataaaataaggaaaCGGTGGAAAAAATGTGCAATATagtttttgttaatttttaacttcatgttaattttttgttttatataatttgaaaagTAATTGAAAATACCGTTTTAacataattacaaaaatatatatttaaaaatgaactttttaattgtaatataattaattacatattatatatataattatattatatatatatgaaaatacgTAAACataattgaaataatttaaaattaaaataataaataatgtggtgtttttattcatttatttgtcCTTTAGTGTAgcaagaatatattttataaaaaaatcaaGAAAAACTGTATAAACAAAATTGCTTACTgaactatataaaaataaatattttatagtcAATAAAAATCACACTTGATCaaacttaataaaataatatggtTTTATTACTCCCAAGTTCTATagatttaatattatattatattatattatatatttacacatgtTTTCATggtgtattatatataataaaaataatagttacatttttaatacaaataagaatacttaaaaattaaatttttttgttgtaaaaataaataaacatatataactgttttaatgtttatttttatttttaaagtaacttacagaataaaaaaataaaaataatttttaatataatatatttctattattttgtactagatataatatacacttgtactttttaaataatttctaatataatatgatatatgaggtgttgtttttttaaagtttttctttattaaaatgttattttatttatgctacattatatatgataagtatataataagctgcttaatataataaatatatataattatatattaaatattgttttgtatttttgtatattttatgtaaatttaatttttataatttttttgttttgtactgttaattaattatttcatatattagatttataatacattttaatttatttatcagttatattatgataatattcACAAATGATGAATGGAcgtttattataatatattatgaatttcAGTTGAATTCGAAGTTAATTTTTAGTGAAATTATGGAGAAAactgaataaaaaaatatataaatttattcaaaaataaaaatattaaaacataaaaagttttaaaatatatctatcaattattctaaaatgaggtttttattatgatcattataaatttattgacAAATGAATTTGTTTGTttcgtatatttataaaattatattatttttaagaatctTAAAAACGGATAATAATGCTATTTTCAAaggtttaaaaaattaatgtctaaaatctttataaaatttttacgtttttacaattatgaagtaattttattgtatagttataataatatattaatgcaaGTAAAAATGTAACTTCAATAAATTAAGGGGTCtaaagttttttatttttccataaattaacaaattttgTACGTTATAAAATTGCAAATAttgaatatacaaaaaagtattccaataaaaaaatattttattattaaataaaaacattgaataaattttatatcaaaataGAAGTGtgatatctttttctttgtaaTACAAGTGAATATTGaatctatataataataataaataatattacaatcCTTTTTACAAACGaagtttaatatataatatatataaacgaataaaataattttagaaacttatttatttttatatttaattgaaaGTTAGAAATTTATCTACtcgttcatttattttaaaaatattataaataaaaaaaagaaatataatatataataaaacggATTTTCATAAGATGGATGGTCGGTCGGTTTATAAATGGGTGTAAAATGTTTTCCATCTTACAGAATAATTCACCAAACAGTTTGATAAGGTTTAAATATTGATTTTTTTACtatgaattaaattattttaaaaatgatatacaaattataataaattataaaacataacacttaattttatattattaaacaaCAAATGATgattcttattttaatgaaatataaatatttgataGCTATTACGTACTTCAGAATGAGagatatacatttattattttacacaATAATCAACAATAGCGTtcgttcatattttttcatatttttaattatactcAAAAAGAAGAAACTAATATTTAAagcatattaatattatttaatttaaaaattaatatacttaaattttaatgttagattatcttttataaaaaaaaaaaaatacttcattattttatttttttttgtataatttatttcaaaatatacaaaaaaaaattgaaaattagctttttatgaataaattaaataaaatttatatatacgtaataatgtattatatatatatttatttttaaagaaaaagaactatgtaatttttgttattgaAGTTATTCACATTGTTTGCAATGGatgtttaattaatatttctcgTTTTTTCAAAGGAATttcaaaagaataattttaaaaatttcaaatattCCCTTAActtaaacataaaattttataattcttaaaatattaaatttcttcaaaaaagaatattataatataatccCTTCAcctttttctgtttttataattcaaaaatatacgaaatgcaaaaaagttcataaaacatatacatatataaataaattgattTTTGATCATTCATTCGCtaggaaaattttttattatattaatattttgggacttcttacatttttaaaaaacatatcagggtacataattttttttcgttgATAAAATATACCCTTTATCTTAAAAGAAGcgaagtaatatatatgtagtaatttaagaataaattaggaaaaaaattaatttttcatttctcaCAGCATAAAATAATCTTTAATACCTCACTTTTATaacgtataaaaaaaattctattaaTTACCTtaagcaaaatatttttaacattaatgaaataaacatacatataaaattaattaaaacatacTTAAAAACATgttattatgaataatacGGTAAAAactatgtataaattaaacacaaatgaaaaaaaaaaaattgtacataaagaaaaataaatatacgtaaataaaataacagcAACATGAAGAAACAAACacatttttatcaaaatattcttttatatgtataaaaaaattttattcataatataaaccaataaaattataaaaaaagttcaaatttttgtatgttttttaagtacaatttctttataacaatttttcaACTTtttgtagtaataatattttcgcaattcctttattttataagtgttcaataaatatttcattatcgtatcatatttttaaaaatatactgaTGAAAATATTCTAAATCATCCgatttcttattatatatgttttatgtaATTCATGAAGCACTTTCTTGTATTTTCTACCACTTTCATAGAATTTAATAATCGTGTATTACTCTCTTACTTTcccaaaataaaaaaaagaaaagataataCTGTTTTAATGgattctatttcttttttcttccccGAGTACTCTTTAGTTGTCACATTTTTCTTCGCATATACAACTTGATCTTTACAATTTCTGTTCTGTTGTgctatgtttttattatgttcaaCTTTTGAAGACAAATTTTCTATGgcattttcttttcttttctgcATATAGATTCTCAAAACTAATGCAGAAGCTGCAAGGAATGTTAATCCTAATGCTAATGAACCatgcataattttattatttctattctTTTTCCTAATGCTTTCCtcaattttttgtaattcatttttaatataaacagaagatatgtttatacatgtatatggtTCTAATGAACTGATGGCTAAAATAATCAATAAAACgacaaataaatttatgactttcatgttttttataaatataacgaGTACAAAattccttttatattttttattactttatgtaagtataattatataaagaattatatatatatttgatttattacaataatttaacaaaattttcaaaCATTTAGaatgtgtaaaaatattgagcaatttttcattttacactgtcaaaaatataaaaaatatttgattattttttgaattgtttttttattatattctcctatttaatatataataagtgaataatatatatgtaaatgaaaattattattcactcatattaataaaaacaaagtttattaaaaaggatacaatgaaaagaaaacataACATATTTGCATTTGAttccattaaaaaatattttttttttaaaaaaacaaaaaggaaaaaaaagttatgtttatattaaatatataaaaatttcgaatataatttaaaatattgcgaaataaatttaagctcatattatataagaaaaatataacaaaaactttttacaaaattctAAAAGAATTAAGAGGGAGAGAGAGTGCTTtaaatttaactttttaaaatacgacaattttttattaaaagtgTGTTCCtaataaagtataatattctttttattgttttatgctatttttataatacacCAATTAAGGTCaaacattaatatttcttatatactATACATAACCTTATTgtgtattaatttattattaacataaaaaataatttggaaaaaaatattttcttaagagatggttttttaaaaaaaagttaaaataaggaaaggaagcaacaaaaattataaattaaacagTAAATTCATAcctatttttgttttttcatatttataaatttttgattATGTAATCTTGTACAGTGctctatttttttgaatataacacatatataaggTGGtaaactctttttttttcttatagtaatgaattatatgaagatatttttgatatgatataaaaataaaataaaggcAATTTTTTGTCGCAtgtataatgttttttaaatttaaactatgaataattcatttaatttattgataatatatatatgtatttatataattttttcatttgtattttacacttttttttttttttattagaatattcatttaattaaaaatctGTATGATTAAagctatattttatttattttttcaacttgagattattttgaatatgcCGTTGTAACTTGTTTCCTATTTTCGCATATTCAATTCaatgtttaaaatttatgaagaggaatttaaataaaaaaaatcatataattttaaaaataatttatgaagCATTAATCTCTAGtgtaataaacatataaaatgagaaatgtatcataacaaataataaaactagTTATTGCATTTGTCATTTTGAtgattttttgttatatcgTAAATGAACGTGGATTCATAAAGAAGCATTTAAAGATTGATGAacaagtttttttttaaaggataaatattaattattacggttcatttatttcttttttgaaataagTTAGAACATTtcgaatatatatttgtcaaacaaaaaaaacaaatcaaaaaaatgctttcttttttttatttaaacataacaaaaacataacaatattatttaatggtTCTTTTGTTTAAAGGGGCAAAACAAATGTCTATTTTTACGCCTTGAATATATGAACTTCTTCCTCCTCTTGCATTGTAtaccaatatatatatatatatgttctctATTATGTACGGAGGGGATTATATTTATCCTTTTCAAATtcgttatattatatgttgtATGTTTGTTTTAAATACATACTTCTTCAATACTACAATTGTATTTTGCATGTGTACATAACTACAcctttttcatcttttatgaaataactactttttattataatgtttttttgctgaagaatattatacattttaaataatttaccAGCTTTGAATAACTACGgaactttaaaaatataaatcacgctattaactattttataatgtttatacaccaatatatttctaatgatttttagtaaaatatctaaaaaatttcaattagttaaaataattcatttttacacTTCGATACATTTATATTGGAGTTCTCTTCTGATTGattaaattatgttaatataaataacattttacgaatcttattttatcatttcatttcctttttttttttcattaagcAAAGAGTGCATGAAAAAGTGaacagtaataattataaattaatacataagTTACAAACTAATAAgttataaaattgttataaagacaattttatatataagatgATGTAATTTGATTGATAGAAGAATTTCActtaaaaatgatttttctcattttgcttttttattaagtattCATTGTactttttcaattatttagAGAAAAGTATAATTcaacttttatttatatttcagtATTGATTTTTTGGTAGGTcaaatgatataatatattaccgGAACATGattgcatatttataaaaaattcgattaacttaatattaataacagGTAAAATATCTgctaaatacataaatattttttcaaatttatattattctaggataaaatttatttattccttttgtataaatgtgaatggttcatatatatttgtttattacattgaataaataatttaccATTACAATTTATAAAGACTTTCTATACCGttcttattaataaaaaaaattatcatgttacgggaaaaaaataaatttagttatataatttgttatttcttttaaatatataatatcattaaattcagtttttcattaattcatGCATAAAAATCATTCGTCATTAAAAGTAATTCGTTAGTTCcctaaatataaaaaaaaacattctaCCAACTGCTATATATAGTCAATTAGTTTTTCCTGTTTTAAacttacaatatttttacgtatataatagtatatttgtattttataacattCCAGTAGTTAATTCATTCCTCATTATAtgtaatgaattatatacttaaatgaaaatttttaataattaatatgaaaaatcgatagaataaaattaaaagtatttatttatttttgccaTAGCTAGTAAGATTATCACAAGAATACTTAAGTATTAATGGACTGTtcttattactttttaagcgttatactttattttaataaaaaaatataatcagtagtaaaaatgtaaagattaaaattaaatatattaagatgatacaaagaatatattatttcgtGCACGAAATATACTTCGTTTTAATAAATGGGTTATATATTGCAGTAGAAAACGCTAGTGATCCATAACGGCacaatttaatatatgatgGATATGTAgttaaaatgcaaaaatatatttgtatttaaatataatataatctTAAATTTgtgaatgaaaaataaagactttaaaaaataattattttttactatttaatgaatttcatataaattacataaatgtatatatatattttattatctgcttagttataaatttttaaaattaattttgtattataaatatatagatattatactattttaataacagtctattgaatattttctacatatattcgtaaatatatattagttaaACGAAGTATGTGATTAATAGAAACAAGATTAAATCTAAACTACGAATtagttacatatatgtaatctTATAACTGTATATTCTTATAGAGAGATATATTCCtatgctaaaaaaaaaaaaatatataatttttcataaaattttaagtaaccattaacaaaattttgtaCGTTAGAtcgaaatatgaaaatacatatatactgtgaactagtttatttttttcataagaatttccaaaaaaattgtaagtGCATGTTTATCgtagatattttttttgtttcttttaataatatatgtatcattattaaattaataatctTAAAAAAGCTAGTGCTCTGTATATAAACAGctcaaaataacaaaaaaaaagaaaaaggaaatatagtTTCATAAAATGGTTAATAAGAATCAGTAATATTTGGTATGTTAAGATGAAATAtcaaagtatatattttatacttgtATGGTTAATTCATAAAAGTTTCGAAAAAAGTATATAGGTGCAAGTATGTactttatgtttttttatttcttttaataatgttTGTACCATTATTGAATTATTATTCAagtattcttatatatatatgttttaatcATTCTATGGGTTTTATTATTGTACAGTGTTtaacacgtatatatatatatatatatatcaattttttatatggcAAGATCTCATGTAAAACAATGTTactatgaattttttatgataaagtgtttattaattaaatatacttattaaatattctattttggaaaattattaacatatattttaaaaagaggaCTTATATCAGAGCTTACATATTTATCAACATCTTTGTTTGTTATCATCTGTAAAatgtatgataataataCTGTGCATTACTATGTAAGGAGCTACTGCCACTTTCAATAGTTTTCGTTTAGTATTCGTTGAATATCTGTATCATAAATTGAAAGTAATATgagtcctttttttttacttccaTTGGTTATTTAAGAAGAACGCTAAAAATTTGAAGTAgttagtatatataatgtactgtttatataatattaagacGCTTATTTTACTGGCATATGGAAAACACAAAGCAATAAAATAGTTAcgtataaaagtatataaaaattattatcctaagattaatgaaaatttataatatacgaATGAACAAGTAAGAAAgataaatatgaacataaaaTATGGAATATTGATATACGGTTAAATTTTTGTTGAATACTTACTTTGTAATACTTGTATTTTTAGCTTTTAAATCCTTTATTTATGTGAAAACCTATTTATTGTTTCATGACTTATTTCGtgtaatgtaaaaaattttatgcataaaaatatggtgttcaaaaatgtatatatttatgtactatatttaaaacatacGTTAAATTTAAACATGTCTTCAAGTGTTAGTTTACTTATTagtgaaaaaatgaagagaaaTTAATAGGAGAATTAAGTGAACAGAAAATTTTCTGTTAGTTTAAAGAGAGAACATGTTGATGCTCATTTGTGGATGAATATAcatgatatattttacaatgCAATgcactataattttttttaataactttaCAAGtcaaaagagaaaaaagataaaatttaaagtatatatatccttttaATGAAGGATCacaatatgaaaatttatgatgtgccataatattataatgttaattattatgaaattttGGTACctcatatttaatattatgccatgatattttaaaaattataacgaCACTAACagttcaaatatatatatatatatatagaagtactcatttaattatatatactataattGTAGTGCATAATTAGTTTTATTAACAACGTaattacatttacatatttttaaaccaTATATGACACTGAATGAAAAAGTTTAATTTaagatatacatatttaaaaaaaaaaatttctagtTTTTATGTGGACGCGGAGTTATTGTGTTACATGAGGTAAATAAGGTATAGAAggtaaatgaaataaaaattgtttaagtatgattcctttttttttttcttttaccttacatgaatttttaatttctacccatcatttttaaataattagtTGGAGAATATGAAAATCTTtaggtacatatattttatttataatataaagtaaaatatattcattttactattatgtattatgaacccttaattaaaatgaatataattcaataattgacttatgtaattaaataataaatatctgttataaacattttattaattgaaagttaactttttaaaaatctaatattattattattggtgtaatatgaaatatgtaaaaattttattagatttggaaaaattatataatgtgCAGTAATACAAATTTTCATACTAACtaaaagatatatgtatttttataaaatgtatgaaaTACTTAAGTATGATttcgtttttatttaatatattataaacaaattaactTTTAATGATGTTTTCATGTTGTACATAAACATTTAAGATTTCGTATTTACATAAAACTATAGTGATTTTAGGCTTCTGCTCTATTTGGTTACATATTTAGTATTTCTGTAAATACATTCTTCAGTGTGaatacttataaaataatatagtgAAATCATTATAATCTGTTTAATgagtataattaaataaataaaaaatatttagttaACTTATTAAACTGGTTTATAGAATTTTAAGGTAGTATAAAGCTGCTAAGtatggaaatatatttttaaaattatgtgcgaaacatataatattgcTTTGTTTCAAAAGAAcaatttctaaaaataaataaacatagatgtatttttttttaattttgtaattttttttcaaaaagaacataatatagctatttattgtttttacttaacaataatagaagcataaataaaataagggaaaatgaaatttaattgtaatatatgactgtataaattttttatgattataatagaatatataaaggagaaaatattttgcttaaaaatattttggcAATTTAGTACATATGTTAATTAGATACGTGTTaagttaatttatttttaatattgctTGGAACTATgttgtaattattatacGAAAGAACTAACAATACATTAagctttttctattttttgtgtataataaaaataaaataggatGTTCAATGTTATGCGttacaaatataattgtgtataagtaaattaaaattttaaaaaataatttgggaatatatttttatgtattacaCGATATATTATTCCCCTaccttttacatttttcttttgataatttaaaatatttattttgtatgatattaatactactattatagattaatataaaaataaattgtagATATTCtttagtaataattatttttaaaattaatataaacacATAATCTATAAACTATTTGTTgttatattgtttatttagACATATATAAAGTAGGGTAGTATGCTATatcaattaatttttatattttaaattacagTGGACTGGTAAAGTCGAATGAATTGACATGTATTCAATATTTCAATTAAATGTCCTTTTAAGAAAATGTTTTATGGATGttaaatcttttttattcaaaCGAAATCAAGAAAagcattattaatatatttatttttttgaaatgattatttaagaatattcataattgcttttttatttttgagcattttttagaaaaatattttaggaGAGCCAAATTTTTacgaaatatataaataattcgATGTATCCAATTCAAATGTTCATAATAGTAGTCATATTGTGCCATTTTAAATCCATTAGAATAGCCTTATCGAAAGGGTAgcaaagaaaaatgtaacaGAATGAGAAGAAATTAAATcctaatatatgaaataaacaatataataaatcgTAAGAGCTGTTTACATTTTAAGTAGtggataaataaaaaaatattgaaaatatttattaacaattcagattataattattttgaaacagtaatataaaatttcgcttattttatcattttgtaTTAGTAAAAAGttcaatatatatcaatGCTTCTATTATTTTCGTGGACGGATTTTCTATGAATTACATGAAGTGAGAGATGTAAATGTATTGTTTAACTATTTTagaaattttcattttatataacgtaaaattgaattaaaaaacaataatgaAATGTTTTTGCAGGAATattacacatatttataaattgtatatggaattaatgtaaatattacataatgaTAGTCATTATGCAGATGATTAAAAggattttttgaaatataatgaaatatataagctatgtaaaatatattcacaatcacaatgttatattatattaacgATATagtgaaataatttataggGATAATAAAACTTAAATTCATTGATT contains:
- the PmUG01_03032200 gene encoding uncharacterized protein — its product is MKVINLFVVLLIILAISSLEPYTCINISSVYIKNELQKIEESIRKKNRNNKIMHGSLALGLTFLAASALVLRIYMQKRKENAIENLSSKVEHNKNIAQQNRNCKDQVVYAKKNVTTKEYSGKKKEIESIKTVLSFLFFILGK